The following coding sequences lie in one Lolium perenne isolate Kyuss_39 chromosome 2, Kyuss_2.0, whole genome shotgun sequence genomic window:
- the LOC127332577 gene encoding uncharacterized protein isoform X2 produces the protein MAADGETSGKTFGPEQATTMNTYKCMKVGAKKYKENGSNTSIENLKAKKRLDDYEKGLKSAYPEDWQERDLDPAVLYSTGGGMPHGRFLIGDGAFRKSEVVAAAKRSNIKPAKSMSYQDLLRRNTLLEKKNKNYAKHMRVFYTNAGLPVPEDLQDDSMEDGVHVNQSSPSTENGGTQVMASSRAAEQSDTTPSGQLHTTHAREESPFLDE, from the exons GGAAAGACATTTGGGCCTGAACAAGCAACAACCATGAACACTTACAAGTGCATGAAAGTAGGAGCTAAGAAGTATAAAGAGAATGGTAGCAACACCTCCATCGAGAACCTGAAGGCTAAAAAGCGCCTT GATGACTACGAGAAGGGTCTTAAAAGTGCATATCCAGAAGATTGGCAGGAGCGTGATCTTGATCCCGCTGTACTGTACTCCACCGGTGGTGGCATGCCTCATGGACGGTTTCTGATAGGTGATGGCGCATTCAGGAAGTCAGAAGTTGTTGCTGCTGCTAAAAGAAGCAACATAAAGCCAGCAAAGTCCATGTCGTATCAAGATTTGTTGAGGAGAAACACATTATTGGAAAAGAAAAATAAGAATTATGCTAAACATATGAGA GTTTTTTATACCAATGCTGGCCTTCCTGTCCCGGAAGACCTTCAAGATGACTCGATGGAAGATGGTGTGCAT GTGAATCAATCTTCACCATCTACAGAAAATGGCGGCACTCAAGTGATGGCATCGTCTCGTGCCGCAGAGCAAAGTGATACGACCCCATCAGGCCAGCTTCATACAACTCATGCAAGGGAGGAGTCACCTTTCTTGGATGAATAA
- the LOC127332577 gene encoding uncharacterized protein isoform X1 has translation MAADGETSVQEYFKSHGLGKLSHTSSLDDVAQNRGGSRNFACTKEYIGKTFGPEQATTMNTYKCMKVGAKKYKENGSNTSIENLKAKKRLDDYEKGLKSAYPEDWQERDLDPAVLYSTGGGMPHGRFLIGDGAFRKSEVVAAAKRSNIKPAKSMSYQDLLRRNTLLEKKNKNYAKHMRVFYTNAGLPVPEDLQDDSMEDGVHVNQSSPSTENGGTQVMASSRAAEQSDTTPSGQLHTTHAREESPFLDE, from the exons GTCCAAGAATACTTTAAATCTCATGGGCTTGGCAAACTCTCACACACATCATCACTAGACGATGTTGCACAAAACAGAGGTGGATCTCGAAATTTCGCTTGCACCAAAGAGTACATT GGAAAGACATTTGGGCCTGAACAAGCAACAACCATGAACACTTACAAGTGCATGAAAGTAGGAGCTAAGAAGTATAAAGAGAATGGTAGCAACACCTCCATCGAGAACCTGAAGGCTAAAAAGCGCCTT GATGACTACGAGAAGGGTCTTAAAAGTGCATATCCAGAAGATTGGCAGGAGCGTGATCTTGATCCCGCTGTACTGTACTCCACCGGTGGTGGCATGCCTCATGGACGGTTTCTGATAGGTGATGGCGCATTCAGGAAGTCAGAAGTTGTTGCTGCTGCTAAAAGAAGCAACATAAAGCCAGCAAAGTCCATGTCGTATCAAGATTTGTTGAGGAGAAACACATTATTGGAAAAGAAAAATAAGAATTATGCTAAACATATGAGA GTTTTTTATACCAATGCTGGCCTTCCTGTCCCGGAAGACCTTCAAGATGACTCGATGGAAGATGGTGTGCAT GTGAATCAATCTTCACCATCTACAGAAAATGGCGGCACTCAAGTGATGGCATCGTCTCGTGCCGCAGAGCAAAGTGATACGACCCCATCAGGCCAGCTTCATACAACTCATGCAAGGGAGGAGTCACCTTTCTTGGATGAATAA
- the LOC127332577 gene encoding uncharacterized protein isoform X3, translated as MAADGETSVQEYFKSHGLGKLSHTSSLDDVAQNRGGSRNFACTKEYIGKTFGPEQATTMNTYKCMKVGAKKYKENGSNTSIENLKAKKRLDDYEKGLKSAYPEDWQERDLDPAVLYSTGGGMPHGRFLIGDGAFRKSEVVAAAKRSNIKPANANHG; from the exons GTCCAAGAATACTTTAAATCTCATGGGCTTGGCAAACTCTCACACACATCATCACTAGACGATGTTGCACAAAACAGAGGTGGATCTCGAAATTTCGCTTGCACCAAAGAGTACATT GGAAAGACATTTGGGCCTGAACAAGCAACAACCATGAACACTTACAAGTGCATGAAAGTAGGAGCTAAGAAGTATAAAGAGAATGGTAGCAACACCTCCATCGAGAACCTGAAGGCTAAAAAGCGCCTT GATGACTACGAGAAGGGTCTTAAAAGTGCATATCCAGAAGATTGGCAGGAGCGTGATCTTGATCCCGCTGTACTGTACTCCACCGGTGGTGGCATGCCTCATGGACGGTTTCTGATAGGTGATGGCGCATTCAGGAAGTCAGAAGTTGTTGCTGCTGCTAAAAGAAGCAACATAAAGC CAGCAAATGCAAATCATGG GTGA